A window of Cynocephalus volans isolate mCynVol1 chromosome 3, mCynVol1.pri, whole genome shotgun sequence genomic DNA:
ACTATATGTCTGAATATAagtttatttcctccttttcccaatgagaagattaaaagaaaaagaaatctggcCCAATGTTCGAATTTAAACTTTTAGAGATGCAGATGAATAATCGACTCCCTGCTTATAatatttagttaaatatttaaacttaaatatttagaatcccatattttaaataataattttatttagaaacaacGCTTTTCCTTTCGCGTGCTTTGTGAAAGTTTATCTAAACCCCTCACCCACATTTCTGCCTCTCGTTGTCATTTGTCATAGCCATGTGTCATCCCTAGTGCCTCCCTGAGTTCCCAACACAGTTTTCTCAAACATGTCATCTTCGTTTTGCTTGGAAACACAGCACTTTTTGAACCCATGAACGATACTGTCACTAAAAATATTATTCCAAGTCATGAGAATGATTAAGATGGTTGTTTTTTGTCTAAACGGCAGGTGAATATTCGTGATCTCCTTAGGGTAACTATAGAATTATGGAAAATAGCAAATTGCCTGGTCCTACCCCATTCCCTTTCCCTGCTTAATTTTTCTGCACAGCACTTCTTGCCATCCAATATACTTGTTCATTTATTATCTATCTCCCCTCCCTAGACTGTGAGTTCCATGAGGTCAGGGAATGTCCATCTTGCTATTTTATGTCTGTCACTTTGATACATGCctagaacatagtaggtgctcaacaaataatTGTGGAATGAATGACTGTAAAGCTCTTAGAAACATTTGCTAGCtcagtggcaggcagccagaccacGCACGAGGAATGCCGTTGGAGTGGGACGGGGAACTCAGCCTGCAGGAGCCGAGCCCATAGAAGGAGGGCATCTAAGTCAGGGGGAGCCCAGTCGTGTTGACAGATTAGCTAAATACAGAGGATTGAACAAATTACGAAACACATGAGgacgggccaagcccgtggcgcactcgggagagtgcggcgctgagagctcggggacgctcccgccgcgggttcggatcctatataggaatggccggtgcactcactggctgagtgccggtcacgaaaaagacaaaaaaaaaaaaaaaaaagaaatacatgaagGCAATGAGAGGTATGTTTCTCATTGTTGGGGAAAGAggataaaaatgtgaaaagggtTGGACGAACCTTGTGCCATTGGGCTGGAATTTAAGgtttaaatataaactttaaaaaatttatgtagaTAAAGAAACATAGGTGTAAATGTAAATGtctatgtttgtgtgtatatgtgtgtataaatgtgtgtTCACTGAGTGGGCCTGGATTACCCTAATTGTAACGAACACATGCAaaacccagatcttggtttctaaatactatTCCCCACAGGTATCCATGAAGAAACGGCTAATTCCATGGATggagcagagaaaaacaagatgagCCTGGATTATCTTGTTGAGCCAGACAGAAAGTGTTCAAAGAATGATGGGACACGTCAAAATGACAAGAGGTCAGCAAGGGGCATCCACTgaccaaatctgggacaatttgagcatcaaaataaatgataGGAATGGATTAAAATCCACTGAATAAGGTAGAAAACCATGAGTCCCTCTGATACAAGTCagcaagtgaataaatgaatgggggGTCAAGAGCAAGTTCATCACAGAAGAATGCCAACTAATAAACCTAGAAGAAACGATGACATTAGAAAATTACCATTTGCGAACCATTGTGGTAGTAATTTGGGCAAGAAACACCAATGGCTGCTGAAGCCCATGGGTGAAAGTGGGATGTCAAAAGGTTTTATCGTCTTGAAGTTTCTCCCTGCtctcaatatttattaagcattcacATCAAGTGACCAGGGATTAATACCACCAGCCACGATTCCAATCGCCACCGACTACAAGAAAACAGCATCACTTCTGTCGTGTTTCTGCCCCCAATGGATAATGGTGGTCTCATCATGAAGGATTAGACAAACCCAAATGGAAGGACAGTCTACAAAATAACATCCCTGtaatcttcaaaaatgtcaaggttaTGAAACTCAAAGAAAGGCTGCAAATTCTTCTAGACTGAGGGACACCAGAGAGATTTGATGAATACAATGTTTGatattagtttttggttttttttttttttaccctaaaaggatatgtatacatatatacatttggaCATTGAAGAGCAGcttgaaattgtttcaaaataaaaaattaaatgcctGGCAAGAGTGTCAGCCCTTCTCCTGGCTAAGCCCTGGTCACCTGCAGAATTCATCTTGGAAAGGTCCTGGTGAACCCCCTTTGACTGACAGGGTGTGAGGGGCCTCCTTGGTGCCCCCACTGCCCCTGGCACCCTTTTATCCCTGCTCACCCTGAAGTCCCTGAGAGCAGGGGTCCTGAGTCATGGCACAGAGGAGCTTCCCAAAACACACTGAATGAATCTCAACAAAAAGGGTGTATCTGGGGTACAGCTCAAGCCCACCTCTTTGCCTGGGGTTCAAAGAACTTGTCAAGACTGGTTGTGGAAGGTGTACCTGGCAGAACAGGAGCCGTGAACAACCAGAAGTCATCACTGCAGGGAGCTTCCCAGGGGGTCTTGGAAGAAGTTTTTATGGTTTAGGACGGAGTTGAGGACTTAATTAATCGCCAAGACATAACCCTGCCAAAAAGGCCCCTCAACAGAGAAAATTCCCTTTCACACGTTTCATGTCGCTGTTGTACTCAGTGTGCATGGGTCAGAATGCTGGGCATACTGGAGGGAGGATGGATATTCAAGACATCAGGAGGAAATGGCCAGAAAGTAACTTTTTCCTTCGGTTTTCTGCTGCGGTGAGGTTATAGTTCTATGTGTGGATGATGCCATTCAGGTACCAAGATGCCAACCCTTCAGAATGGGGGGCTGGGACACCTTGTCTCAGCATTGGCACAGTGCTAGGGCCAAGTCCTGGCTCTGTCCCTCTTTTTACATCACAAGACATGGGGAGAGTGGAGGCGTGTGACTTGGGGGGACAGGGCTGGCTCAGCTTTGGGCCTGGGTTCCGGGATGCAGGAGGGAGCAGGGGCACGGGCCTCCTCCTCACCCTGGGCTGGCCTgcagggggcggggcctgccagGGAGTGCCTTGCCTGGAAGGGAGGGCAAAGGGCCTTGTCCTTTGCTTGCCCCACCCCACTGACAAGAGTCCCAGTCACCAGGCCACCCACCGCCTCTGTCCGGGGCCCTGGAGGGGTAAGTGTCCTTCTGAACCCACCCACCTTGTCCTTTCCTGGGGACCGGGTGAGAACTCCTTTCCTCCTTGGGGGTCCAAACCCCCTGACCATTCTGTTTGCCTTTAGGCCAGGCAGTGACCACACCCGCCACCTCCTCAGCATGGTCCAAGTCCTCCTGTTCTACTTTCCAGAGGTCCAGAGACTAGGGCGCTGGGGAGCAGGTACAGACGCCTCAGTCCCCTCCCCTCCTGACAGTAGCATCAGGTCCAAGGCCAGGACAGAAGGGCCCAGAGTGGAACACTGCATTCAGGCATGCCCCAGATTACTGCCCCCTCCTCTGTCACCCTACAACAGAGCCCAGAGTCCCAAGCGGCTGGAGCACTGGGGGACACTCAGACAGAGCCCTCCCTGGACCAAGTCCTCCAGGAACGGGATGAAGCCATTGCCAAGTGAGGAGCTGCTTGCAGGTGTTGGAAGGGCAGTTGGGGGATCTCCCTCAGGGCCCTGTCCTAATAGTGGAGGGGCAGGGGAAGTCAGGCATGCCTGGAATGAACACCCACCCTGTCACTAAGGGGCCACATTAGCCCACCCCCAGGGACCAGAGCCACATTAGCCCACCCCCAGGGACCAGAGCCAGATCTGCAGGGCCTGAGTCTCAGGCCGCTCTCCTTGCTGCCTGCAGGAAGCGGGCAGTGGAGGCTGAGCTGGACACATGCAAAGCCAGGTTGCATGCTGTGGAGGCCCAGCTGCTGGAGGTCCTGGAGGAGAAACTGAGACTGAGGCAGGAGGTGGAGGCCTGGGAGGTAGGGTGGGAATGCCAGCCGGGCTGGGAGGCGTGGGCAGAGGGGCACAGGGTGGGCCCTGACCTGTCTCTTGCCCATAGGAGGACATGCAGCAGCTGGTGAGGCAACGCATCCAGAGTCAGCTGCAGACAGAGTCTGGCGGTGCTCTGGGAGCCCATGTGGACCCCAGAGCTGCCAGGAACCCCTGGGCCAGATTCCTCCTGGGTCGTGGGCGTCGGTGATGAGAGAGCTCAGCCAGGACTTTGGGAACACTGTCTTTATTcattaaaacttgaaaaaaaaaattaaaaaaaaaaaaaaaaagctggaagccTGACACCTCTGTACCCTCGTGCCCTCTCAGTGTCCACTTGAGTCCTTCTGTGCAGAAATGTGGAACAGGCTGGAGTGTCTTGAAACCTAGGGTTTGTGCCCCCTCTTGCCAGCAACTCTTAAACCAGGAAGCCTCGGATGGCTGCAATGAAGTCCTGCGGCTGGTCAGCATGGACCCAGTGGCCAGCGTTAGGTACAGTCTGCATCTGGGCCCGAGGGAAGAGCCGTCTAATCTCAGGGTGGTGGCTGGGCCTGTCCACCGCAGAGAAAGCCGTTGAGAAGGGGTGAAAGTGGGATGACGAGGAGAGAAAGACATAAGAGGAGGCAGGGTGGGGAAAGATGGAGAGCCCTGTGAGCCCACGTGCCCAGTGGTGTTTCCGGGCTCTTAGGTACCCCCTGCCCACACCCAAGACCTCCCCCAGGCAGGCTCCCCAGGCTGGGGGCTGGATCAGTGGGGCATGCCCCTCCCACTGCCCAGGCTGGCTTACTGCACAAACTGGGAGTTTCCACCTAGGAGGAAGAGTGTTGGCCGGGGGTAAGATTCTTGTCGTGCTGGAAAGGCTAAGATCTTGTCCATGTGTTGGGCTAAGGCGTCCAAGTTCAACTTCCACACGAAGTGCCCCTCTACCTCCACCAGGTTGGTGAGCAGGTACTGCCGCACGGCCATGTTCTGTGGGAGTCTGGCAGTTGGGGGGGGCTCCCTGTGGGGTCTGGGGCTGCCACTCTTCCCTTGACAGGTCCCAGTCTATAACACCATGTAGGGGCTAGGGTGCATCACCTGGACAACAGTGCTGAGCTGCTCATCGGCCAGTTTTCGGGCATGGGAGCGAGGTGCCTCATCTGGGATGTTTATGGCCTTCATAGCTGCCACATAGATTCCAAAGTGTGAGACGGACGTGCTCTCCACTGGGCTAATGTCCACAGCAATGAGACGTTCCACCAACTCTGGCTATGGGAAAGAACTGCACTGGAGACCAGTCTTAGGCAGGCACAGTGGGTCTTAGGCACAGTTCCCGGAGCCTGAACTTGGACATCCAAAGCTCATTTGAGTCCCAGGCTGCCTGCTGGGCATTCAGGGTCTATACTGGATGGGAGCAGGCCCTGGATAGGTGTGGCTTACCCTCTGTAGTGCCAGCAGCATGGCTGTCTTTCCTCCCATGCTGTGGCCAACAAGGACGCAGGgcaccaggcccagctggggCAGAAGGACCTGCAGGTCCTGGCTCATGGCCTCATAGCTCATGTCTGGGCTGTGGGGGCTGTCGCCATGGTTCCGAGCATCCACTGTCAGCACCTGGGGATGAGGGGAGGGGGACAGTGCTGGCATCTACTGTAGACAGCAAAGGCCTGGTGGGGACTGCAGGCCGAGGGGGGTGGAAAGTCTGGGGGCAGATCCAGATGAAGGGAAAGGCGCAGATGGTGAGATGGCCCAATTCCCAGACCTAAGAGGCTCAGATGAAGAACCTGGGGCCACTCTGCCAGAAAACAAAAGGCCCAAGGGGTATGATTATATCTTTAAGGTCTGGCCTAGATGGGTGGTAACCCCAGAGAAAGCCAGGAAGGAGACTCCAAGAATTACCAACAGTCAGAGCACAGAAGAATGGGCCACGAGAGGTGATGGTCTCCCTGTCATCCTTAGTGAAAAAGCATCAGCTGGCCCCCTACGTGGAGAGGGTGTTGGTGCTTAGGCACTGGACAGCAGAGCCTAGCTCAGTGTGGGGCATGCAGATGGACATCTACAGACTAGACAGATAGCAGCATGAGGGATGAGGGGTCCATCCAGGGCCTGGGTCTTCCCGTGCGGCTTGCATCCTCGGAGGGACTTTCATTTCTCCTTGGGCGTTACATAGGCGGAAATCTGCCACTCCTCAGGGGGAGGGCCCAGAAGTAAGGGCGAGAGGCTGGCCCCGCCCCGCTTCCTAGGCCCTGCCCATCCAGGCCCCATCTCCGAGGGATCCCGCCCCACCCGGAAGCTCACCCTCCGGCCTGTCTGCTGGGCCAAGGCCTTCGCGATGGATTTGAAGTTGGTTTTGCTGCCAAAGAGCCCGTGCAGAAAGACGATGGGCGGGAGGGCCGCTTCCCCGTCCAGAAGCTTGTAGGAAAGCGGCAGCGGTCTGGAGGGAGGGGGCAAGCATCGGGGGAGGGTCTGAGCCGGGTCTGCGAAAAGAGCTTGGGGGAGTGGCCTAAGAGGGGCGTGGTCAGGGAGGAGGTGGGGCCATCGGCGCCGGGCGAGGGTGGGGCGAAGGAAGGCCTCCCACCCGGCACCCTAGACTGACCTGGGTTCGGCGTCccctcggccgccgccgccgccgccgccgggtgCGACAGGCACCCTGGAGAAGCTGGGCTTGGAGGAGGTGAGCGTCCCAGGGGGGAGCCTCCAGGCGCGAGCCCAGCGGAGCATGCCTGCAGCCCCAAACTGGCGCGAACCTCGCAGGGGACGTCCTGCCCACGCCCTGCCTCCCGCGTCCGCCAGGAGCCCTGCCCAGTTCCGGCTGGAGCTCcgccctctccccgccccccatcGCGGATTCCCCGCCCTAGGTCCCGTTCCTGACGTAATCCCCGAGAATAGTCCACCCTCGGCCCCGCCCTCGCGCAATTACGTCATCTCCTCGGGCCCGGCGCCCGCCTGGCCACGCCCTGGGCGGAGCCACCCAAGCGTCTGGCCCCGCCCCTCACGAAGTTCCAGTCATTTCCTTCCCGCGCAGAATCCTCGTGAGGAGTCGGGGCCCTAAAGTCTGGAAATCCCGTCCACATCTTCCCGGATGTCCTGGGCTCTGTGCGCGAGCCCTGGGAGGCCGGGGGGCAGATCCTTGGCAAGCCGAGGAGACCCTGCTTTCGCCCGCGCGTGACCCGCTCCTCTGCCCTCTCGCAGTTCCCTGGGCGTATGCCATACTCTGTGCCTCCGGCGCGGGCGAGAGGCGCCAGGAGTGGCTCTTGTCGTCGGGGCGCCAGCTTGGTGGCGCCGTGCTCCACAGCCGGGGGCCCAGGCTGGTCGGATGGAGCACGGGCACCTTTATTCATCCTGAAATCGTCGACTCTAGGAAGAGCTAGGAGGGTCTAGAGGTCACCTCCAAACCCCTCCGTCCCCTATACGGATGGGGAAATTGAGGTGCAGAAAGGGCAAATGGTTTGTCCGAGAAACAAAACCAGAATCTCTGTCCGGTCTTCTGTTCCTGATGTGGGTCAAGGTGGGAGACCAGGGTCAGACCCTGGCCACGTGTTTGTACTGTTACAGGCGTTTGCTGGACTGAACTGAAGAGGCTCATCAGCTCCCCGCCTTTTACCAGCAGAATAAACAATCCTCACACCTCCAGAGCTCAGCACATTCTGCACAGAAATCTCCTCCCTTGGGAACCCTGACCATGCCATCTGCTCTCCCCAGTCTGGGGTAGTGGTGGTGACATTGTTTCGGTCTCAGCCGGCGTCCACTGCAGTCCATCCTTCAGCAATTGCAAGAGAAGCTGCTTTTCTACAGCCCACTTATTCGTGGAGTTCTGTCCAAAAACCTTCAGGGACTCCCCATCCCTAACAATGAGAGTTGAAACTTCATCATAACAATCCAAGCATCTTCAGTCTGATCGTACCCACGTTTCCGCCCATACTCGCCATTTTCATACTCCTTACCCGGCACCCTGCCTTTAGATCTTTACCCACCTCACTCCCCCTCGGGGTGCTGTATCTGCCTTCCAAATATCAGTTGCCGGAGTCCTAGACCTCTTTTGAGGCCCAGTGTTACT
This region includes:
- the ABHD11 gene encoding sn-1-specific diacylglycerol lipase ABHD11 encodes the protein MLRWARAWRLPPGTLTSSKPSFSRVPVAPGGGGGGGRGDAEPRPLPLSYKLLDGEAALPPIVFLHGLFGSKTNFKSIAKALAQQTGRRVLTVDARNHGDSPHSPDMSYEAMSQDLQVLLPQLGLVPCVLVGHSMGGKTAMLLALQRPELVERLIAVDISPVESTSVSHFGIYVAAMKAINIPDEAPRSHARKLADEQLSTVVQNMAVRQYLLTNLVEVEGHFVWKLNLDALAQHMDKILAFPARQESYPRPTLFLLGGNSQFVQPSHHPEIRRLFPRAQMQTVPNAGHWVHADQPQDFIAAIRGFLV